The window GGAGAGTGGAGAAATTGACTAACAGAGTTGACAACATGAGAAATATCCGGACGGGTGATAGTTAGATACTGGAGAGTACCAATAAGAGATCTGTAAAGTGTAGGATCCGAGAACAAAGGACCATCGGCAGACAGGTGTTGTGAAACAACCAGAGGGGTGTGAATAGGTTTGTTGTTAAGTAGTTGAGCTCGTGTGAGAATATCCCGTGCATATTTCAACTTGCTGATGAAAAGGTCGCCAAAGGTGGTGGTTGCTTCAAGACCAAGGAAGTAACTGAGAGGACCCAAATCCCCAGTGGCAAAACTCATAATTGAGTTTACAAGTAAAACTATCAAGAAGAGATGAGTTGTTGCCTATAATAatgatgtcatcaacatagaGAAGCAGATAGATTATGTCAGAGTGCTTATGAAAAACAAATAGTGACATGTCTGCACGACTGcaataaaaaccaaattgaaTGAGAAAAAAGTTGAGGCGCTGGAACTAGGCACGAGGAGCTTGCTTTAGACCATAGAGGGCTTTCTGCAACTGACATACATGATTGGGAAAGCGAGGGTCAATGTATCCAAggggttgctccatataaacatGTTCACTGAGATGACCATTAAGAAACGCATTTTTGACATCAAGTTGGCGAAGGGGCCATTTGTTGGTCACAACAAGATAGAGGACAACACGGACTGTAGTGGCCTTGATGACAAGGATAAAAGTGTCGGTGTAGTCAAGACCAAGTACTTGTGCGTAGCCCTTGGCAACAAGGCAGGCTTTGAAATGTTCAATAGATCCGTCAGACAAATATTTGGTTCGAAACACCCATTTGGAACCCAAAATGTTGGTGTTGGTGGGTCGAGGAACCAAAATCCAGGTACGATTGTTTTGCAAGGCTTGAACTTCTTCATCCATAGCAGCGAGCCAAGCAACACTCTTAGCAGCAGATTTGAATCATTTAGGCTCAGTGGATGCAAAAAGAACAGAAAGAAGTCCAAAGGAACCTACGAGTCCGAGATGTGCCGAGTGGCACGTTttgaagatgttgattttgGCTCGTGTGAATATAGGATGAGAAACCAAGGAAGTGACTACAATGGAAGGGTGATCAACCATGGGTAACTTAGTAAGAGGCTCTGGAGAAGCTGGTCTAAAGTCTGAGTGTGATGGAGAATGACCTGTATGAGAATCAATTACCTGCAAAGACTCATCTATTGGATCAATACAAATAATACATGAGGTGGATCTGGATAGAGGAATATGTGGGGAGTTTGATGCAGGGGAAGGCAAGGGCATGTCTGTGGGAGGGAGACTCAGTtccaaaaaaaatgagatttggaGAGAGGATATTGGTTGGGCTTGGGAAGTATGGTGAAAAGGAAAGTGGTTTTCATCAAATTAAGCATGGCAGGTAATATAGAGTCTGGAGGTGGTGGGGTCAAGACAACAAAAACCTTTATAAGATGAATGATAACCCATAAAAATGCAAGGGATGCTCCGAGGGGAAAACTTGTTAGTCATGTAATCACGTAAACAAGGATAAACACGACAACCAAATGGATGAAAAATTTCGTAATTGGGAGAGGAACCATATAGGAGTTGAAAAGGTGACTTACCTTCGAGAAGCGGTGTGGGCAAACGGTTGATGATGTAAGTCGCAATGTTAAAAGCATCAACCCAAAAGTGAGTAGGAATGtgagaatgaaaaatgagaGTCAGACCTGTTTCAGTCACATGGCGGTGTTTCCTTTCGGCGCAACCATTTTGTGCGAGTGTATAAGGACAAGAGATTTGATGATGAATGCCAGAGGTACTTAGATGGGTTTTAAAGCAATTGCTAGTGAATTTTGCACCACcgtcattttgaaaaaaatttatactagcagaatgttgattttcaacaaatttttgaaattgaagaaaaatattaaagaagtcaaatttcaatttcaatgggTAAAGCCAAGTGAAACGAGAATAATCGTCAATAAATAAAGCATAGTATGTGAAACCCGAAGTGGACTACACGGGAGATGGGAATGAATAAGATCTAAAACCTATGAAGATCGATGTTCAATACGAGAATAAGGCAAACGATGATTCTTTGCAATTTGACATGTACTGCATTATATGGCAATAAAGAAGTAAGAGAaatctctcattttttatttagaaaataaataacataataattCACATGTCCAAGGCAAGCAAGCCATAAAGCATATGAAGCATGaagagatttatttttcaggACAGAAACAAAACCTGAATTTCTACGTTCTAGCACATATAGGTCGTCATCCCGTTTACCGGTTGCCACCACCCTTCCCGTTTGGTGATTCTGaacagtaaaaaaattattagtaaatATAATGGATTAATTTACTAATAGACAAAAGATTTTTAGTGATGTGAGGTACAACCAGAACGTCTAATAGTTGAAAATCAGGGGAATGGGAAAGTTTACCTGGATAATGGGTAGAGATGCACCATTCCCGACAATAACACAATCCTTACCCGTATAAGAAGTGGATTGGTCCAAGGAAGATTGGCCTGGAGTCATATGGGTCGAGGCCCCTGTGTCTAAAAACCAAGCCGAAGCCTCATTTCCAGAAATGGAACACGATGCATTGAGGGCTTCGGCGAGTTGGGCTTCAAGGGTATGACCATGGTGGTCATACCGTTGCTGGTACCAATCCGCATAGTGACCCTCCACGCGGCAAATTTGACAGCGTGGGAGTCGTCTGCCAGAGGAGCGTCTCTGTTCGCGTCCATTATCGCTAGTATGAATCGGTTGATTGTGGTAAGAAGTGTTGCGCTGGTTCGATTTTGCTAAATTGCGATTGGTGGCGATGAACACTAAAGAGGATGCAGCAGGTTCTAAAGATTTTTGGAAGAGCTCAAAGCTCTCTGCTTTTGGCACAAGATCTGCAAAACAAGGCAAAGGGGTGAGGGCCATTTGGGCCATGGAGAAGCTCGAGAATTCCGAGCCAAGACCTCGGAGAAACCAGTGCACTTTGTCAGTGCCATCGACGGGTGGTCCGATCGCATGGAGTTGATCGCAGAGTGCCTTGAAGGCGCGGGCATACTCTAAAATAGATCTGGTGCCTCATTTCATCGGTTGCAAGTCATCCTTGAAACGGATTTCATGAGCTTTGGAGCGGTGGCTGAATGTGTTTTCCAAGGCAACCCGCACCTCACGTGAAGTGGAAAGTCCTACAACTTCAGCCATGACCTCCTCAGTAAGGGAGGATAACATAAGGCTAAGAAGGCGTTGATCAGTATGTTTCCATGCCACATGTTTGATGTTTGGTGTCTGAGAATTTTCAGAGGTGAAACGGGGTGGTATTTTTATAGTTTCATCCACATGGCCAATTAGTTCTTGACTCTCTAAAAGGGGAAGCAATTAACTTTTCCATAGGAGGTAGTTGGAAGATGATAGTTTGATGGTAACCGGGTGGATGAGGGTATTGAAGGGGAGAAGAGTGGAGGAGGGTTTGACAGCCATGGAAAGGGAAAGAAGAACGTGAGAGGGATGTTAATCCgtagtgctctgataccatgaaagtgtttgaaaaatTACCACACTTTTTAGTGGTGggtcaattttatatatatatatatagttacaTACTTGAATATGGTAATTACAAGTATAGAaagaaacaatcaaataaaactagAAGCTACAATTGTGGGTCAAAGAGAATGCAAATGGAAAGCCTTGAATTAAGGCTAAGGATCCTTAGCATGATCCTCGACACCATTGAGATTAAATTATTCCCTAGAGTTTCATACATATGTAAAATGAGTCCATGTTgtccttccatttttcttagAACACAATTTAAGGTAAGTCCATCTTGTTAGGAATTAGTTAAATACAATTTCTTTGTTGGCAGTGGTTCCTTTTTCTGCAAAAAGAATTCCACTCTGGAGAGAGAGACTAGAATGCTCTGCAGAAATGGTAATCAATTATCCAAGTTCATTGGGTCTTCCAATGCACCCTCCATGTCAAATCCTGCAAGTATTCATCTTTCAAACGAAAGATGAGGTTGAGGCTCTTGCTTTGAACTGCAATCGCAATTTGCCTTTTATCAATTTCAAGCTGCTTGAAATATAGATTAACACAAACGAACATATTTATAGTAATTATTTTCTGCTAAGGAGGCATGGGATGCCTGGTAACTAGGACAGTAATCTGTAAAATCGCCTGGCCTGGCCCAAGCCCAAAAACTTGAGCTTCGAGTGAGCTCCAGAGGACTTCTCAGGCTGGAGAAATAATTTCGGACTGAGCTCCCAAATTTAAGGTCCGAAGCTCATCTCAGCTCATGGGCCTCATATTTGGGCCTTCGGGCTCATTATTAAGTGGGCCTTTGGGCCTAAATAGAAATCTgacttctattttttaaattttaagtttcatTTAGATATCATTTATTCTCTCACACACAACTTATCTCCACCACCAACCAATAATTCCATGAACTTGCCGTGGTTCTAAGGGTGGAATGGCAAAACATTAGTTTTGGAATTGGAAAGCAGGAAAGTGAGAACTCTCCTCTTAATCTGACATCACAGATGTGATGGGCTTTGTGAATGATTGCAAAAATTTGGGGCTGATCCTCATAAAATTCAACCGATTACATAAATACAAGTCACAAGTTGCGTCTAGACATTGGTGGGCGCAGCAGCGCATAATGTCAATACCTAATGCCTGAAAGATGCAGCCCACTGGGATTTTTCTTATCATGTCATTGTTAagtttaatattatcaagtggCCATAGTCAAAAGGATAGGAGAGCCCAATCTCATGCACTGTTGACAAAAATAAGGACTCTTCACATACATTTGATATCTCAAAATATCAATAAGAGTAGTGTTTGGTTTTAATAGACCACCGGCTTTCTCTCTGGGTTTCTCATGCACTTAGGAATTCGTCTTCTCAAAGCCATAAGACAGCAAGCTTTACAGGTGTgtacatgaaaattttcaatcctttttACATACAGCCAATCACTATTTACAAACCATGTCAGCAACACCTGATCATTCAGGTCCCAGCCAACCATGAACTATTGAAAAGATCAAAAGGGGAATCATTCAAAAGAGAAAGTGACGTGACGTGACTTgacaaagaaaattaattaaactaagacTTGGGTGAAATTGAAAGCCAATCAAAACTCTGTGCCGCAACTTCGAACATATACCCCAAACGACAAATTCATAGTCGTTCAAGATATTTACATCCAGCAGTCACTTTCAAAGATCCAAAATATCAACCATTAAGCAGCTGCCCTTTCCAGGATGGACAGCATTCTCATCGTGCCATGCAACAGTAGCGCCCATTGGCCGCACCTCGCTATCAAGGCTCAAGAGCCGAACCACCAATATTACACTTACTGTTTGCCATCCGTCACACATGCCCCCTTTGTGTCATTTTATTATACTTAAATTCTCCTAATTTGCCCGCTATTAACTtaatccaatttaatttttatacgctgcaatagttaattaattaattcaatagTTGCCCACAGCTGCTTGTCGCTACAGGACATGGTGAGTGGTGGAGACATTGAGCAggttgaatataatttttataacccAATGTTTTTGGAGCCATTTCCAAGTTGTATGGACTCAAATTGTTGTGTAATTTAACGAGGATACCCCACCAACTAACATGCCACTTAATTTtgctttgattatttttattattttattttaataataggaagaaaaaaaatcatcacaaGTACTGACGTGTgtgtatattaaaatttatgagaTTTGCTTTCTTGAAGAATCTTTGGGCCTATTAATTATGTCCGCTGGTTCATAGAATCCTGAAGATGCTTCAATATCAAGGGAAGGTGCATTTAGAAgtcttaaaaaatttatagtatatatttctttttgctGAAAAGCAATGGCCAATAATATTTGAGGTTTTTCCATTTTGCGTGGGCATGTGTGAGTGACCATGTCCAACTGAATTGCCAAAGTCTAAAGCAAACATAGGAAAGTCATTGGAGTTGGTCGTTCTaattaatgaataaagtttCACCACAATATTCGACCTTGTTTTCAGGgaaattaataaaagtataaaaaaacaaaaacgaagATGAACCCCAGTAGGTTGTTCCTACAGTGGTCAAAAAGAGGGTGCCATGTGAATATAAATAAGGCAGGCATCATACTGCATATGGATAAAGTGATATCATCTAGGATCCTGGTGAGATTGATTTGCTATAAGATTGTTTAATTGTCCTCAGGTGGGTACCAGCATGATAAGATTCCTCTGGCTtcataataaattgtaatttaatttatattttatgaggtgAGAAATGAATAAGGACAAGAGCAAGAGAGGACTTGAGAGAAAGAGAGGCAAAGAGGGCGGCCTTTCCATGCCCCCAAACAACAAGAGGACCAGTGGGTGTCGGGGGGTCAATTCCTTAAGCTTGTTTTCGCTCACCGGAAAGGTGCGGCCTTTCGTACGCGGCGGTTTCAGCTTCCTCTGTAAATTCCAATAGTACGGTACTGTTTCCACCAATTGCTAAAATTGAAGCTTTGATTTGGTCTCTTTGACAGCGACCATTATGCTAGTACCAGGACGCAAAACTTCTCAAAATAAGAAAACGTTACATAGGGTTTGGTTTTTTTCTCCTCATCCTTTGgccttttcttttatcttattattattgttattattgccTTGTCATAATCATATGGGAAGAAGTGAATTAATGAAAGAGCTATTATTTTTTCCAGTTGTGTGTGCTTATTGCATACGCATGCATGCAGATATTTACAGGTGTCCAGAGACTGAATTAGGATGTGGtaggagaagaagaaggttGGGTAGTAGCCTTTTAGGCACTTTTGATTGGGAAAGGGCATTAGTATTTAGTAATGAATCTATTGATGTATCTTACAAGACAGCAGCATGACCAGCTCCACACCATAACACTGGCACTTTTGCTCCCAAAACTGCAGCATGGtgcctgacccccgagcccaaAAGTGATGATGTTACGTAAACGAATGCTACAGCTGTATCCCCAATGTCCGCAGTAGCCCCTTGCATCACCATCCGCAGCGTCCCACCTGGCTGAGGTGCCCCATCTGGATTCAGCTTCAGCCCGGCGCCAACTGGAAGTTGAAACCACTAGATGGGGCTCAAGTGTGGGGTTTAGTTGAGTTGGCTAGAAAAGCTGTATGTTAAGTTAAAAAGCTATTATAAGATAGTGGTGGAACCCAAGGGCAAAAAGAGAAGTCACATCCCAATTCAGTAAACCAAGCGTGCCCCAACCATAATTGGGTTTTGATTGCACCTCTTTTTATCATCATTCCACGCTATGAAGGGCAGTGTATTTTAAAGATTTATCTTTTCTGGCATTTGCTTCTTGAACAATGTCATTCCACATGATGCACACAAATTTTCCCTAAGTTTATGTATACTAAAATTTGCAGCACATGGTTAGACGGTTAACTTGATAAATGATAAACTTATCATTTCGATTATAATGACCCTTGATGTTTCAATAGCATCATGATGTAAGCATGCCTTGGAgcataaagtttttttatagGAGAGGCTGAAGATATTTAATGTATTTTAGTGACAAACTATAcataatgaaatttattgtAGGTTAAATATGTTAGATGTCTTGATAAGTCAACCACGACTTTCTTGACTCCAACAAGTTTATCATTTAATTACGGATATGACCCTTCATCAAATATGGTTATATAGGTTAGTACGTTCATAACACGAAAATAATTGTTTGATTCAAATTTATTAAGATTCACATCATTTTCAAGTTATATCGTCACATCATGTTACCTATAATAGTAGTTTTTATGCTGATACGATAAGTATCATCAATGTcatagtaataattttaaaaattggaattttcaaACAACAACACGACGTAACACTTTCCCTAATAATAAGCATGATTAAGGATATCACACTTAATGAATGATCGATATTTATCAACCACATACAAACACATACTGTATTACTAAAGACTTGTCAAACACTTTCTACATATGGTACAAATTAGAAGTGTAGTTTTGGTATAGAGTGCAAAATTTGATTGGCTTTTGACAACACTCCCAACTTTATCCAcatgaaatattatatatgacCAGATTATAACCATGCACAACCAAATTTATGATATAGAGTTTAGTTATTTAAGCAACCGAATAAATGACTCAAACAAACTCACAACAGCTATAAAAATGTGGGATTTTTAACTGACAACCTAATAACCAAAATTTCACATGTTTTAGTATTTGTTAATTAGCCAATTATCTATGATCTCATACACTAACTCTAAAGTAAGCAAAGCATGGTTGGTCTATTAAATTTCGCTTGCTTTTAAGTTTGATCAATAATTGACAGATGCTGTCCTACTAGAGGCCAATGAAGCAGCTTCTCTTGTACCAAGTAGAAATATCAATGCAAGTGTAATTCTTTCGAGGTTTTCGCCACAAGGGACCGATGAAGAGCTTATTGAATCGACACAGCATTATCCGGACTGAAAGGGACTAGTTGGTGACCCATCACCtgtcattaatttattttctatcgTATAAAAGATGGGGACAAGGTCTCACGTACGTCATATGCCTCTAACAAGTAAACTTTGGGAAATGAGGGTAACTGCGAGGGCAGATCAGTTGATCTACGATGGGTGTGCAAAATACTGCTCAAACTGCCTAGGCATGTGAGAAATTAAGCTTCCCCTGTGAAGAAGAGGaccagaagaaagaaaaagaacagcAAAATCCGATTGAACAAGATTTTTCTCtcttcaaatgaaataataatgatgaacGCTACATCATCATGATAGATGAACTGTACAATACAGGACTGCAGGTCTCTTTAGAGAAGGGGCGCGAAAAAGTGGGGAGAGAGAGAATCTAAACCTCCTTTTGAccaattttctttgttcttttattttttcataggaagaaagaaagaaatacacgAGCTGACCAAGACGACGCTAGGAGAGAAGAAGAACTAGTATTTACAACCTGGAATTCCGTCTCTTTAAGGACCCCTTACTGCTCCATCATTCAGAACACCAGCAAAGAATTCTTAATATCATAGCCCAACTTTTCCAAATTGGGTTGCACTGCAAACTGAATCATCGGCGGTGGCCCACAAGCCAGAGCCAAAGTATCACCGGAAGCAGATGGGATGTGCTCCCTCAGAATACTCTCTGTGATGAAACCCAAACTGTATTTCCAACCCTTCCTTATGCTTTCTCCCACCACATACCACACCTTCAACCTCTCATGCTTTGCAGCCCAAGCATCAAGCTCCTCCCATAGCAATATATCATCTTCAGTGCGATTCGCATACACCACATACATCTCAGTGTCATCCTCTGGATCCTTCAACACAGCTTGAATAATCTGATAGATAGGC is drawn from Vitis riparia cultivar Riparia Gloire de Montpellier isolate 1030 chromosome 18, EGFV_Vit.rip_1.0, whole genome shotgun sequence and contains these coding sequences:
- the LOC117907131 gene encoding uncharacterized mitochondrial protein AtMg00810-like, whose protein sequence is MSFATGDLGPLSYFLGLEATTTFGDLFISKLKYARDILTRAQLLNNKPIHTPLVVSQHLSADGPLFSDPTLYRSLIGTLQYLTITRPDISHVVNSVSQFLHSPTEDHFLDVKHILRYVKGTLHFGLTFHPSAAPSDLVAYSEIDWAVTSNYSIYLGGNLVSWSVKKQPIVSRSSCESEYRPLALTVAELL